In Aspergillus oryzae RIB40 DNA, chromosome 6, one genomic interval encodes:
- a CDS encoding putative C6 transcription factor (Gal4) (predicted protein) — protein MTIVQCDECRLRKSKCSKEKPTCAQCRQLNKECKYSPKITRSPLTRQHLTYVEDRLQAFETALGRLFPGGDLDATADGFDWTENKITVGDLTDGMAALSIKPEGTGYFGASSSVVPLRALLKHGFDLNFPVGSAKPNAGPEGVPLKSQLLNSAPSGVIEQAFIDAFFLNYHRSYPFVHEATFRAQFYEQATRRHGQAWQILLNTILALGAWSVGDDNSDLDITFYQEARGHLQRVSVFETGNLTLVQALLLLSNYAQKRNKPNTGWNFLGLAVRMAMSLGLHKEFPGWKISLLQKEMRRRLWWGVFIFDSGAAKTFGRPILLPEESVMDAKPVLNIQDDALTASTTTLPPEVNGPTIYSGMIAQARFHLLTNSVYQRLISTPPLTPEETRSLQKPLEEWYNGLPDYFKQPSFTSESDPFALVRNRLMWRHWNLRVLLYRPILLRWASRRWTPGSFNEPEDPLEAECRMLCLRNARLTISSISDFMSNYLCTRIGAWYMLYFLFQAGVIPIILLMTDPTSTDAPAWLQDIEATKNLLLHPSLSSNRLAARCLQVINRLCSPAYADTAADRPAGQPPILMQFPDQLLNDPTFGAMFPDVDQELNLGGMDFSDWVNYTPQAQFP, from the exons ATGACCATCGTGCAGTGTGACGAATGCCGCTTGCGCAAGTCCAAG TGCTCCAAGGAGAAGCCGACTTGTGCGCAATGCAGGCAGCTGAACAAGGAATGTAAATATAGTCCGAAAATTACTCGGAGCCCCCTAACGCGACA ACACCTGACCTACGTGGAAGACCGTCTACAAGCTTTTGAAACAGCTCTAGGTAGACTCTTCCCAGGTGGTGATCTGGACGCAACG GCAGATGGATTTGATTGGACTGAAAATAAAATTACCGTCGGCGATCTGACGGATGGCATGGCGGCTCTATCTATCAAGCCAGAGGGTACAGGATATTTTG GGGCATCTTCAAGTGTTGTGCCGCTTCGAGCCCTATTGAAGCACGGTTTTGACTTGAACTTCCCGGTAGGATCAGCAAAACCAAACGCTGGCCCGGAAGGAGTACCCTTGAAGTCTCAGCTTCTGAACAGCGCGCCATCTGGCGTGATTGAGCAAGCTTTCATCGACGCATTCTTCTTGAACTATCACAGGAGCTATCCTTTCGTGCATGAGGCTACTTTCAGAGCTCAGTTCTATGAACAAGCCACTCGCCGACATGGACAGGCGTGGCAGATACTCCTGAACACCATTCTAGCATTGGGGGCGTGGAGTGTTGGAGACGACAACTCAGACCTGGATATCACTTTCTACCAGGAAGCCAGGGGCCACTTGCAGCGAGTGTCAGTGTTTGAAACCGGCAACCTTACTCTCGTTCAGGCACTGTTGCTCTTGAGTAACTACGcgcagaagagaaacaagccGAATACTGGGTGGAACTTTCTAGGCTTGGCCGTTAGAATGGCTATGAGTCTTGGCCTTCATAAAGAATTCCCAGGCTGGAAAATAAGTCTCCTTCAGAAAgagatgaggagaagattgTGGTGGGGAGTTTTTATCTTTGATAGCGGTGCTGCGAAGACGTTTGGTCGACCGATACTTCTTCCCGAGGAGAGTGTCATGGACGCAAAGCCTGTGCTCAACATCCAGGATGAT GCCCTGACCGCGTCAACGACAACACTGCCCCCGGAAGTCAACGGTCCAACTATTTACTCCGGAATGATCGCTCAAGCCAGGTTCCATCTGCTCACAAATAGCGTCTATCAGCGCCTCATCTCCACGCCGCCTCTTACCCCGGAAGAGACACGAAGTCTCCAGAAACCCTTGGAGGAATGGTACAACGGTCTTCCCGATTATTTCAAACAGCCAAGCTTTACATCAGAATCCGATCCTTTTGCTTTAGTTCGAAATCGGCTTATGTGGCGACACTGGAACCTCCGGGTTCTACTGTATCGACCGATCCTCCTTCGCTGGGCTTCGAGACGATGGACACCTGGTTCATTTAATGAACCGGAAGACCCTCTTGAAGCCGAATGCAGAATGCTGTGTCTTCGAAATGCTCGTTTGACTATCTCCTCAATCAGCGATTTCATGAGCAACTATCTCTGCACGAGAATAGGAGCATGGTATATGCTCTACTTCTTGTTTCAAGCTGGTGTCATCCCTATCATCTTGCTTATGACAGACCCTACCAGTACGGATGCCCCAGCTTGGCTTCAGGACATTGAAGCTACTAAGAACCTGTTATTGCATCCTTCGCTGAGTAGCAATCGACTTGCAGCTCGTTGTCTGCAGGTCATTAATCGGCTTTGTTCACCTGCGTACGCGGATACCGCCGCTGATAGGCCAGCAGGCCAGCCGCCTATCTTGATGCAGTTTCCTGACCAGCTGCTTAACGACCCGACATTCGGTGCTATGTTCCCGGATGTTGATCAGGAACTGAACTTAGGCGGGATGGACTTCTCTGATTGGGTCAATTATACCCCACAGGCCCAGTTTCCTTGA
- a CDS encoding uncharacterized protein (predicted protein) yields the protein MPAQPPLPPLLAPYVSSLPQSSLTVLSSVLGATGNWLVLRFLYAALSAPSNSETAFGLNGSEGVKNRKVVLVSFLRGWEFWRSEAKRLVSFYPSMCIFYCGFEGLDLARLTDKRQFAFVDGLSELFYNPTTATATPRPSFPGTAAPRTVLPVRSQPSPVPARTPQPVPRPGNVSTNPASREIGPVKRLHLSGNGTAALDALERDIATVIKQLKAPIPGEADEPEVLLILDQPDLLLAATGPSKGIGATEMGDWVMGLQQNTHATILTLSSDSPLIHNASASAPQPATPLETEHAAFAIGSAHRAQMVMQLRNLETGAARDVSGVLRVSKGGAWGQNEAGAEGSWEEREVLYFVQRDGGVSVFGRGE from the exons ATGCCCGCTCAACCACCCCTCCCACCCCTCCTTGCGCCCTACGTATCTTCTCTACCGCAATCGTCTCTCACAGTCCTATCCTCCGTACTAGGCGCAACGGGGAATTGGCTAGTGTTACGCTTCCTCTATGCGGCGCTGAGTGCGCCTTCGAATTCTGAGACAGCGTTTGGACTGAATGGAAGCGAGGGGgtgaagaatagaaaagttGTGCTTGTGAGTTTTCTGCGGGGCTGGGAATTTTGGAGATCCGAAGCGAAAAGACTGGTGAGTTTCTACCCCTCCATGTGTATCTTCTATTGTGGCTTTGAA GGCTTGGACCTTGCACGTCTCACAGACAAGCGCCAATTCGCATTCGTCGATGGACTATCTGAACTATTTTACAATCCCACAACTGCCACAGCAACCCCTCGACCATCATTCCCTGGTACCGCCGCTCCTCGAACAGTGCTTCCCGTACGATCCCAGCCGAGCCCTGTGCCAGCGCGAACCCCGCAACCTGTCCCGCGGCCGGGCAATGTCAGTACAAACCCAGCTTCAAGGGAAATCGGACCAGTCAAACGACTGCACCTATCGGGCAATGGCACCGCAGCTCTTGACGCCCTCGAAAGAGACATCGCTACAGTAATCAAACAATTGAAAGCTCCTATACCTGGCGAGGCAGATGAACCCGAGGTTCTATTGATCCTCGATCAACCAGATTTGCTACTTGCGGCTACGGGTCCGAGTAAAGGTATTGGGGCTACGGAGATGGGAGACTGGGTCATGGGATTACAACAG AATACTCATGCAACGATCTTGACACTCTCCTCCGATTCACCGTTGATACATAATGCATCTGCCTCGGCTCCCCAACCGGCAACACCGTTGGAAACTGAGCATGCAGCGTTCGCTATAGGGTCGGCCCACAGGGCCCAGATGGTCATGCAACTCCGTAATCTGGAGACCGGTGCCGCTAGGGATGTAAGCGGTGTGCTAAGGGTCAGCAAAGGAGGTGCGTGGGGACAAAATGAGGCAGGCGCAGAGGGCAGctgggaggagagagaagtaTTATACTTCGTGCAGAGGGATGGAGGCGTCAGCGTGTTTGGCAGAGGGGAATAG
- the slu7 gene encoding mRNA splicing protein SLU7 (RNA splicing factor - Slu7p), with product MSSRKPADVASKERNEYIPSFISKKPFYIDDDSTNDYLEHQRLQKQTTEQSKWYERGKRAGPAATKYRKGACENCGAMTHKTKECLSRPRKQGAKWTGKDIQADEVVQNIDMGWDAKRDRWNGYDASEYRQVVEEYEELEKLKRVTGQKKITDGEDEEGGAEEEARYAEESDMGRQQSTATRNLRIREDTAKYLLNLDLDSAKYDPKTRRMVDMGAQEDQAAALVAEENFVRASGDAAEFEKAQKYAWEAQESGQKIHLQANPTSGEILRKKEQADTEAKRQAQRKALLEKYGDEQPEAETEDAAGHLNQEQDIDDRRADDSGTKSKKRTLMEVQSGITEEELESYKKTRLAADDPMAKFIGNDILEQ from the exons ATGTCGTCGCGAAAGCCCGCTGATGTGGCGTCAAAGGAGCGCAATGAATATATTCCATCTTTCATCTCAAAAAAACCGTTCTATATAGATGACGATTCCACAAACGATTACCTAGAGCATCAACGTCTACAGAAACAGACCACAGAGCAGTCGAAATGGTATGAGCGCGGAAAGCGTGCCGGTCCAGCTGCGACAAAGTATCGGAAAGGCGCGTGTGAGAACTGTGGCGCGATGACTCACAAAACAAAGGAATGCCTTAGTCGGCCTCGGAAGCAGGGTGCGAAGTGGACTGGCAAAGATATTCAGGCCGACGAGGTGGTGCAGAACATTGATATGGGATGGGATGCCAAAAGAGATCGATGGAACGGATACGATGCCAGCGAATATCGCCAAGTGGTAGAAGAGTACGAAGAGCTAGAAAAGCTCAAACGAGTAACCGGACAAAAAAAGATTACagatggtgaagatgaggaaggaggtgcggaagaagaggcacGGTATGCGGAAGAATCTGATATGGGAAGACAGCAAAGCACGGCTACTCGCAATCTACGTATTCGAGAAGACACTGCGAAATATTTGCTAAACCTCGATCTTGACTCGGCCAAGTATGATCCCAAGACACGACGGATGGTGGATATGGGcgctcaagaagatcaagctGCAGCACTTGTTGCTGAGGAAAATTTCGTTCGCGCTTCTGGCGATGCGGCCGAGTTTGAGAAAGCTCAAAAATATGCTTGGGAAGCTCAGGAAAGCGGACAGAAGATTCATTTGCAAGCAAATCCAACGTCTGGAGAAATCTTACGGAAGAAAGAACAGGCAGATACTGAAGCTAAACGTCAGGCCCAGCGTAAAGCGCTTCTGGAGAAATATGGCG ATGAGCAACCTGAAGCTGAAACCGAAGATGCAGCAGGACATTTGAACCAAGAGCAGGACATTGACGATAGGAGAGCAGATGATTCCGGCACCAAGTCAAAAAAGAGGACGTTGATGGAGGTGCAATCTGGTATtaccgaggaggagttggagTCGTATAAAAAAACCCGTCTCGCCGCAGATGATCCTATGGCTAAGTTCATAGGGAACGACATCCTTGAACAGTAA